CCATGCACGCGACAGCTACATCTTTTGTCAACTCTGGGCACTAGGGCGTGCAGCCAACCCAGAAGTTCTCGCCAAAGATGGCAATGAGGTCATTTCGAGCGGAAATCTTCCAATAACAGAGACGAGTGCAATTCCGAGGCCATTAtctgaggaggaaatcaGAAGCTGGATTGCAGACTATGCAACCGCCGCGAGGAATGCAATTACAGCTGGATTCGATGGCGTGGAGATCCACGGCGCCAATGGCTACTTATGCGATCAATTCCTGCAGGACACCTGCAATAACCGGGACGATCAATGGGGTGGTAGTGTTGAAAATCGATCGCGATTTGGGATGGAGGTCGCCAAAGCAGTGAGTGCTGCGATCGGTGCCCATCGAACCGGGTACCGAATCAGTCCTTGGAGCACCTTCCAGGGAATGCGCATGCAGAACTTTCAACCTCAGTTCACTGACCTGGTGGAAAGCTTGCGCACATTGAACCTTGCCTACCTACATGTGGTTGAGCCGCGCATATCAGGCTCCACGACAGTTGAGGGTGACCATGAAGAACATGATTTCCTACTTGACGCCTATGGCAGCGATCGTGTAATCATCCTCGCTGGCGGGTTCACTGCAGCATCAGCAGAGCAGACAATCAAGGCCTATAAGCCTAATGAAATCGCGATTGCATTTGGTCGCCACTTCCTCGCCAACCCTGATCTCCCATTCCGACTCGCCAAGTGTATCGCGTTGAATCAGTACCAGCGGGCCACCTTTTATACGCCCAAGTCCCCGATCGGGTACATCGACTATCCGTTCAGTAAAGAATTTTTCCACTGAAACATAGCTCTGAATTATATGTCACCACATTTTGGTACTTAGGCCCTGCCCGTGTAAATCGTCGCTCAATCTTTCTCATAGATCGCCGGTATCATCTCCGGCAAGTAGTCTTTAAAGGGTTCCGAAACTGTCCAGTTGGATAGCTTGCGGACGTGTTTTtcaaaaatattattaaattgTATGTTCTCCGTGTGGGTGGAGACTGTATCCATGTCCTCGTACGGCCAGTTGACGGTGATATTCTGCGAGTAAAGCTCGGAGAAGGCAGCGAATGGATACTTGTCGGGATGTTCAATGAGCAGGTCACGCACACGAGGCCTTTCAAAAGGAACAAAGTCAGTAGGTATCAGCTTAGCAATCTCCGTACATACCAGGGAATATTATCAATCCACGAAGCGTGTGGCACGGTGATCTGCATAGCAGTCGGTCGGAGCCAGCGAGGCATCTGTTCGTAGTTGGCATCTGTCGGTGATATTTGCCACTATACCGAGTAAGTTTGTATCACAAGGGGTAATGGGAAAGAGGACGTACTCGCATTGTCCGATACATTACAAACATGAACGCCAGTTTTTGGGGAATCGCGACGTAAGGGAAGGTCGTAAGAACTTCACCCAACACCCGACTCGCCGCGTGAACCTCCGGAGTTGGGGGCCCAGGATGTAGAATTGCTTGTAAATATGGCTGAATCGGTCCTAGGACGGAGTCCACATCGTATCCCTTGGCCACCATGGACCGCCGGGAGTCGATGAAATCGAGGAGTATCTGGTCCAATGGACACGTCGCAGATGTATGCTTTGGCAATACAGCTGCAATCCCCGTGGCGAGTGGTGGTTGGTATATCGTCGGGTTTGGTAGCGATGGCCAGATTGGCCTTGAAATGCTGTGAGGTGAGGCCAGGATTGGTTGTGGCAGACCCTGGGATACCTGTTGCATGCGTTCGCCTATAGAGACCATCAGACCCCGTGTTATTCTTCACCGAGTGATTTGTCTCCTTACCACGAGATTCCGCGAATTGTCTCATTTGGTGTCGGCTCAACGATGATTCGGTTTCGGGGCTCGGAAGGCCAGGGCGGCCCATGGACATGTTTGCGGAGGCTGTGTAAGCACTTGTCGTCATACCTTGGCCCGACTGAGCACGCGTATACTCATTGCTATCGATGTCTCCCATTGACTGCATCAGAACACGGTCCGTGTCCTCCGCCAAGGCTTGCTCTCGTTGAGGCTCGTCGTAGGCCACTCCGCGCTGATCATCATTTTCTGGGAGGAACAAAGTGGTGAGCCACAAGGTTTCTGTCAaaagtgatgatgatggtaaGGCGGGTATCTTACCCAGTATAGGCTCTCCCTCAGTCTCTGTTGTGGCCCGATCCGGGTCCGGACTTGCAGTATCATCGACCCCTGTGTCATTTTTGATATCTGTCTCGGCGGCCCCGTTGTGTGCGAACTGGCCGATGCTGTCTAGATAGGATCTTAATTTTCGATTCTCCTCGCGCAGCAGGTAGACCTCATCCATCAATTTCTGTTCGCGAACGGAACAATCGGTCTTTGCACGTGCCAAATCATCTTCGAGGTCTTGAAGACGAGATTTGACGCGTTGACGTAAGGCGCGCTGTGCCCTGCGATCGAGATCGCGCTTGTGCTGGGCCTGTTGAGCGGTCAAGGCCGAGACTTTTCGATTCCTTCGTGTTTGGGGGGGATTGGGTCCGGAGTTTGTCATCGTTCAGTTTCAAGCATGCTGTGTCAGGTTTTCACAGGGTGAAGAGCAAGAGTCAGTCACTTGCAAGCAGCTGGATTGGTGTTGTAGTTGAAGGTGCCGTGGCGGGGGAACCCTGAGTCATGACAGCATAACTCCGGCTTAAGTAATCTCAGTGCCTATGTTCCCCGCATAACTAAATACCACTACAGCTGCTCTGTAAGAGTATGTGGTATCACGACCTACTTGCTAGTCTATTCAGTAAAGTTGTTTGCGGGACTAACTGATAATATACTGATTTTATGATTCTTGAGTGTACATGTAATGGTCATGACTCAGGATCTTATACGGTGTTGATCCCGGCTATCTTGGTTTTGAGTGGGAACGCGtgcaggatatatatatatttcagtCATCGAATTACTGAGCATAACAGCATAGTCCCGCTATATCTATATCGCCTCTGGTTTCAGCCTTCGTCGAAGAGAAAATACAACAGCTTTGAACAACTCAAATTGAGATAACAATGACAATGGAGTTGGAACGGCATTTAACCcaactcttcatcaacaacagtGTAAGCGAGCAAGGAACTGCAACTACTATCCCCGAGTCAACCCGCTAATCACCGGTTCTTTCCGCAGTACGTGGACTGCCTCAATAACAAAAAGTAAGACGCGTCCAATTCTCCGTccagcaaaaaaaaaaaaaaaaaaaaaaaccaaaacaCTTTCAGTACGTTAATGTTAGCCAAACGTTAGGATTTCCGTCTATAATCCAGCCACTGGCCAGCTTGTCAGCGATCAGATTCCCGTTGCCGGGCCAGATGATGTTGACAGTGCAGTTCGCGCCGCCAATGACGCATTTGCCGCTGGGTCTGAATGGCGCCGCATGACTTTCCCTGAGCGCCAGAAGATCCTGCTGCGCTTTGCCGACCTTCTCGAGGCAAACCAAGAGTACCTCGCGCATCTGACGCGACTTACACTTGGAGCCCCCTATTTGCCATTCGGCAAGTCCGAGATTGGAACCGCAATCGGGTCGTTTCGCTGTAAGTTTTACTGTATCGAGTGTCCAACGCGGACGAATGTCGGAATAAATTCTGATCCTCAGAAGATTATGCAGGATGGATCGACAAATTTGCAGGCCAGTCCTTCCCTGCCGACGATGGATTTTACAAGATTGTACGGAATGAGCCTCTGGGAGTCGTGGCTGGGTATGTCTCGTGGTCAACAGGAAATTTATTACTCCTAAGAACGGAAAATGGAAACTTATACCTGTCTGCAGAATCATCCCATGGAATGGTCCATTAGCTTCAGTCGGTCTCAAAGCAGCCCCTGCTCTAGCTGCGGGCaacgtcttcatcctcaaacCCAGCGAGAAAACCCCGTTGATGGCGGCGGCACTGGGCAAGCTCGTTCTCGAGGCAGGGTTTCCTCCGGGCGTCTTCCAAGTGCTTCTCGGGGATGGGAGCACCGGAGCACTTCTGGCTAGCCACATGGAAGTGGCCAAAGTTAGCTTTACCGGCAGTGTGGCTACCGGAAAGGCAGTGCAAGTTTTAGCTGCCAAAAGCAACCTCAAACGATGCACTCTGGAGCTCGGCGGCAAAAGTCCCGCAGTTGTGTTTGACGATGCAGATTTACCGAATGCAGTGCAGTGGTGAGTTGCCACGACACCTGCAATGGCAGACACAGCTAATGGTTTAGGTGCGTGAATGGTTTGACGAGCAACTCGGGACAGATTTGTTTTGCGGCCTCGCGAGTCTACGTCCAGGAAGGTATCTACGACAAGTTCATAGCTGCGTATCAAGAAGCTTTCGAGGCTAAGCGCGCCGTTATTGGAGATCCTGATGCCCCTGGATCGGAACTGGGACCTGTGGTTGACAAAGCGCAGTATGATCGCATCATGGGGATTATCGATAATGCCCAACAGGAGGATCAAGGCACGTTGTTGGTCGGGGGAAAGCCACTCTTTTCAAAGGTCAGTTATCGGGCGCGGAGTCGTTGGAAGATCCTTAAGTGCTCATACTGTACAGGGCTACTATATTGAACCGGCAATCTTTACCGACACAAAGCCGAATGCGTCCATTTACAAAGAAGAGATTTTCGGCCCCGTCGTTGTGATCAACAAATTCAGgactgaagaggaagtccTCGCCCGGTCTAACGCGAGTAAATACGGACTGATGGCGGGCGTCTTTACACAGGATATCAACCGCGCCTTGCGAATGGGCTCAGGATTTGACTCGGGAGTAGTTGGCATCAATTGCATCAGCACCATCCATTTCTCGTGTCCGTTTGGAGGGACAAAGGAGAGTGGGCTGGGACGGGAGCTTGGGGTGAATGCGCTAATGGCGTATACGGAGCCCAAAACAGTGTTGATTAATATGAACTACTAGTAGCTGAGAATAGATGGGACGGATAATAAAGCTATGCCCAGTCGAGTCGTCTTGTATAGTAGTGGTCGATCCACTGGTTCACGCGATAGTGTCATGCCAGCTCATGACAATGTGATCCTGAGTCATGGCGACGGCTAACCGGGAAAACGGCACCGGCTGCCATTGGCTCTGTCCAACTTCGGTCCGAGCTCAGGTCCAGTACATCCAGATGCCATTTGGACAAACCACCCCGCGTTCCACCATTGCCGGCAATGAGCCTGAATCAGTTTAAAAACACGCCATCATGAGGACTATCCCCCGGAGACAGAGGCCACCAAAGCGAACTCTGAACATTCGGGACCGTCGACATGTCAACCTCAACCCTACGCATTGCATCAGCCTCTGGATCCGTTACGGACCGGAGACACGGTTTGGCTGAACTGGCCAAGCATGAAGACGTCCAATTCATTGTCGGGGACTGGATGTCCGAATACAACATGACAACTCGAGGTGGAGCGAAGTCCACGGGAAACCTACTGTCCACCGAGTTTGAGCATTCATTTATGGAGGCTATTGTACCTGCATTAGAAGACATCGCCGCACGCAAAATTCGGATTGCTGTCAATGCCGGTGCGAGTGACACCAAAAAATTGTTGGACACCTTGACTCAAGTTATCCAGTCGAAGAGGTTGGACCTGAAAGTTGCCTGGATTGAAGGCGATGAGGT
This is a stretch of genomic DNA from Aspergillus puulaauensis MK2 DNA, chromosome 8, nearly complete sequence. It encodes these proteins:
- a CDS encoding alkene reductase (COG:C;~EggNog:ENOG410PGTG;~InterPro:IPR001155,IPR013785;~PFAM:PF00724;~go_function: GO:0003824 - catalytic activity [Evidence IEA];~go_function: GO:0010181 - FMN binding [Evidence IEA];~go_function: GO:0016491 - oxidoreductase activity [Evidence IEA];~go_process: GO:0055114 - oxidation-reduction process [Evidence IEA]) translates to MDIPNLTSPLRIGELDVKHRVVMAPLTRNRADDHHVPLDISREYYGQRASVPGTLLVSEGTFISARAGGTNNVPGIWSEAQIQQWKTITDAVHARDSYIFCQLWALGRAANPEVLAKDGNEVISSGNLPITETSAIPRPLSEEEIRSWIADYATAARNAITAGFDGVEIHGANGYLCDQFLQDTCNNRDDQWGGSVENRSRFGMEVAKAVSAAIGAHRTGYRISPWSTFQGMRMQNFQPQFTDLVESLRTLNLAYLHVVEPRISGSTTVEGDHEEHDFLLDAYGSDRVIILAGGFTAASAEQTIKAYKPNEIAIAFGRHFLANPDLPFRLAKCIALNQYQRATFYTPKSPIGYIDYPFSKEFFH
- a CDS encoding DUF3425 domain-containing protein (COG:S;~EggNog:ENOG410PIKQ;~InterPro:IPR021833;~PFAM:PF11905) is translated as MTNSGPNPPQTRRNRKVSALTAQQAQHKRDLDRRAQRALRQRVKSRLQDLEDDLARAKTDCSVREQKLMDEVYLLREENRKLRSYLDSIGQFAHNGAAETDIKNDTGVDDTASPDPDRATTETEGEPILENDDQRGVAYDEPQREQALAEDTDRVLMQSMGDIDSNEYTRAQSGQGMTTSAYTASANMSMGRPGLPSPETESSLSRHQMRQFAESRGERMQQVSQGLPQPILASPHSISRPIWPSLPNPTIYQPPLATGIAAVLPKHTSATCPLDQILLDFIDSRRSMVAKGYDVDSVLGPIQPYLQAILHPGPPTPEVHAASRVLGEVLTTFPYVAIPQKLAFMFVMYRTMRWQISPTDANYEQMPRWLRPTAMQITVPHASWIDNIPWPRVRDLLIEHPDKYPFAAFSELYSQNITVNWPYEDMDTVSTHTENIQFNNIFEKHVRKLSNWTVSEPFKDYLPEMIPAIYEKD
- a CDS encoding uncharacterized protein (COG:C;~EggNog:ENOG410PJ3Y;~InterPro:IPR015590,IPR029510,IPR016161,IPR016162, IPR016163;~PFAM:PF00171;~go_function: GO:0016491 - oxidoreductase activity [Evidence IEA];~go_function: GO:0016620 - oxidoreductase activity, acting on the aldehyde or oxo group of donors, NAD or NADP as acceptor [Evidence IEA];~go_process: GO:0055114 - oxidation-reduction process [Evidence IEA]), with translation MTFPERQKILLRFADLLEANQEYLAHLTRLTLGAPYLPFGKSEIGTAIGSFRYYAGWIDKFAGQSFPADDGFYKIVRNEPLGVVAGIIPWNGPLASVGLKAAPALAAGNVFILKPSEKTPLMAAALGKLVLEAGFPPGVFQVLLGDGSTGALLASHMEVAKVSFTGSVATGKAVQVLAAKSNLKRCTLELGGKSPAVVFDDADLPNAVQWCVNGLTSNSGQICFAASRVYVQEGIYDKFIAAYQEAFEAKRAVIGDPDAPGSELGPVVDKAQYDRIMGIIDNAQQEDQGTLLVGGKPLFSKGYYIEPAIFTDTKPNASIYKEEIFGPVVVINKFRTEEEVLARSNASKYGLMAGVFTQDINRALRMGSGFDSGVVGINCISTIHFSCPFGGTKESGLGRELGVNALMAYTEPKTVLINMNY